From Rhododendron vialii isolate Sample 1 chromosome 7a, ASM3025357v1:
accaccttttacATACGTTCTGTTCTGACCCCTacggggggctggcagggttaaggatggtaatctataccagtccTGGACCTAAAGCTGGTAAGGTTTCAAAGGCCGTGTGAAGCTATCACTGGCGCGCGCCAATTACTTCAAGCCGTACGTCAGTTATGGCTGTACGTGcagtactggcgtggggatcactgATCAGCTATTTTCtgcttttctttccattttatcacctttatgcatgctaagaaccagtttactgctttctgtattttaggACTGTGTAATGGCTATTTGTATCTTCTATTTTAAAGGCCACTGGGATCCATCTGTTCATGTTCTAGAGCCCAAATAATGCAAAGCTAAGCACTGACCAAATAGTGTAATTGGTGTACGGGGTTTttggactggcgtacgacagttaaAATGGGTCCAGTGGCTTGCCCTTGCATGTCAGTTAATTCTGGCCTCTGTTTacttccccacactgtttatggggtgttctgttgATTTTCTGGTTATAAAGCTATATCTGCTGTCTGTAACTATATCTGATGTTCTGTTgatgtgcactggtcctttccagagcccagaggattaaGAACAAAAGCTGTGAATTTTGGATCTACCAGCGCACGCCAGTGTTGGTGTGGTGTACGCAGGTCATCTCTGTATGTAGTGGCGTGGCCAGTGCATACAAGCTTCTTCCTGCGTATATCATTCCAAATCAGCGTGCTCCAGTTTATCCAAAatgctcacaggtgcttgttctcaatctattatcaaTTATTTCAACAAATCATCCATCACATTTTTGTCATATGAACGCAACTTGCTACAGTTTTAaacccctttaactgttcccccgccctaactggctaaaaaatgttcgatgagagaaaaatgcaaatattttacaaaatgcctgagtagggaccgatcttcggattgggcgaggggggtgccataaaacccttcccctctcgtaacctgactcccgaacctcagatatcaaaggtgacaacggaccagtctatgccttttcaaaatcaaacaacgtagcaagcatttcaagttcgattccttgggtgcataccgcaaaacccgagtggcgactctgaatcgaagcgttttgccgcgctttttcaaaaaagggcGCACCTGATTTTATACACGAAAATAAGATTTTTCGGGGCGTGTGCCTACAATCTCAAATTTTGCCCCTCGAGGGCTCATCTCAAATTTTTGCCTTTTTaaggctcgtctcgaattttgccgcccgagggctcgtctcgaattttcgcCTCTTTAGGGTTTGTCTCGTCTCAAATTTTAGTCCCCCTAAGGACTCCTCTCAATTTTTGTCCCTCGAGGACTTGTTTCAATTCTAGTCCCCCGAGGACTCGTTTCACGAATTTTTGCAACATACAGCGTTACAGGCACTCAATCTTTTCAAGATTATTTTGCAATTTGTCCTCTGGGACTCATTTTGCTTGCAATATCCCGATTGAACTACattggtctgatccctacaaaaaGCATACGTAGACAGCTCCACAAGCGCGACCACCATCGTCATTTGCTTGCATTTCGGTTTTTCATGCGTTTTTGTCTTCGTTCAAAGACTTTAGAGCAATGGATTGGGATGCCCATTCTTTAAACGTCACTCACACCAACCAATGGTTTTTGAGTTCtgttaaagagggactactaCAGACACCCCAATCCGAACCTCAGAGGTTCTTTGGAcgccccgatgatgaaataaaggaaataatacctttgagagcttgAATAAAGGACTTCCTTAGCTTAAAAACCCAGATAAGCCCAAAAGCCCTAGACTGAACCTAGAATACCACACGGAATACTTCTATACCGCACGGCGTAACAAAACCCATTACGCCGCACGCGGCCATGAGGTTAACCGCATGGCATTTTGTGGAAAAGTTCTGACTAGCTCAGTAAGCTGTCGGCCACGCCCATTTAAGCCACAACAACAAATTGGCttagctgaaaaagcacttcCAGCCCGCCCAGAAAACACCTCCCTCATTTGAAATCAAAATacttggctcttgcctataaatgcATTcctccactcaagagaaaatgggTCTCCCCCCTCTCCCTGaatttccaatttctctctcttcttgcctTTACATCCACTTTCCATTTCCAAGCCTTGAGAAGTGTTGTTCTAAAAAGACATTCTCTAGGCACTTTCTTTCTCAAGatgctccatttttctcctcatcATCAAAGTTAGacttttactcactttgagACCTCaccaaccaaaacacccaacAACCACTCACATCCACACTCATTCTTTCTTACCCGCTCTTGCCCACACTCATCCATCATCATCCGTCCTTGTTCAAGCTTAAGAccaaaggtaaaaaccaagtttccttgggaTAGACCCTGTCCTGATCCCTGAGGGAACTTTCCTGTAGTCAGGTTTAACCCCTTTTGGTTAAAGACTGACTTAAAaactatttcaaaaaaaaaaaaatagtcactGTGCTGGACATACCATGTCGTGCGACATTATGATGCGTCGCATGGCGTAGTATGTTCAGCCACGCAGTCTTTTATTAGTTACTGTTCGATTTGTTTAAACAATCTAGATCATCGCCATCCTTCATCAAGCCTGTTTGTATTGTTGGTACTGTTATCAATACTTTTTAGAATGAGACCGTATCTACAAGGCATGTTTTATGTCCAAAAGaggttttcttgatcatcctaAGTGATCAAATACACTGAAAATCATTTTATGTTCACGGCTTGAAGAGATGATACTGTTCCAAGACGGATCAACGGTTATGCATCTTCTGATATCTTTAGGGAACAATGCACGGAATATATAATACACCACGTGCTATTTTGGGTATTAACGATAGTCTAACAGGAAAGCAAGTAGACCACATGGCATACCATAAGGCCGTGAGCGGCATTATGAGAAGCCGTGTGAGGATGGTTCTGATCTAAACAATTTATTGGATAGTTATTTCTTCTCATAACATCATATTCTTATCATTTCTGCACAGGCAACACCACATGCAcgccaatgtgatatattaCCCATGACCTTTCCCCCTTTGCTTGTTCATTAAAGAGTTTTATTCTTAGAAAGATATACAAAatttttcccctttgaaaatgtttagtagagaccagttttgccgagcaaatgGGGTGCTTttaaacaaaaccttccccgtttgtaacgtggcttccgaacccaaagCCTCGACATTTTCGCTAGATCAAATGCCTTTTTCAAACGAGTTCTTGGTTTCTCGGATCATTCATCTAAAAAATCCGGGTTGCGACTCTTCGAGGGCGCGCCAAGCGAGGAGCCCACAATACAATTATAAGCAGATAAAATGGGCTATGAAGCCACAAAAGAATaatacaccccataaacagtgtggggaaaaAAACAGAGGCCAAGCCTTAGTTTGCCATGCAAGAGCCAGCCATTGGACTAAGTTTGACTGGCACACCCTGGTAGAATGTTACCATATGCCAGTTGTAACCTcttgtccagtgcttggcttttcactttctgggttctgagacatgttcagaaagaccccagaggcattccaaagcaGCAAAAACGAAGATTGAGAAAGTAAAACTAGTAGTCCTAACTATgaaaagcagtaaactagttcTTAGCATGCTTCATAggtgataaaaatgaaaagaaaagggtaaaacAGCTAGACACTGATCCCCATGCGAGTACTACACATacagccatgactggcgtacgcgaGCTTGGGACTGGCGTGTGCCAGTTCTAGCCGCGAATAGCTTTGAAactttgccagctttagggctaggactggtattaattaccagccttgaccttgccagcccccctcagggatcaaaacagagaGTTttcaaaggtggtatacctttggtttttgagtttgaaaggagtttgagcttgagcttgtgGTTTGATGGGTGGACAGAGAATGTATATGGGTAGATGTATGTAGTGGGGATGTATGAAGCTCATATATGTTCTCCTTTGGCAAGGAAAAGATGAACAAGAAATTGAAACTTGAACTTGTAACGAGAGCTTTTGAATTTGTAACCCCTTACAcataaatgcaaggggggtatatataggagaaggCGGTGAGAGCAAGGGGTGTAACCATCTGAGGTTGGGGCTGGTTTCCTTGGAGAGAAAGTcttcatgcattaaatgcacaagacaacactacaacaaataagtCCTTTCATAGCTTGCCAAAAACACTATAGAATGATATATATAGTGTTCTGAAGAACGCCTTATTAGCCGATGCAATTAAAAGTCCTTTCTTTCAATAGCGTTCATTGTCCGCTATTGTTAACATATTCCATAGCGAGCAAAGCATGCTATAAAAAGTTAAACATAGCGTTTAGATGGGCGCTGTACTAGCCCCTACTGTTATAGATATTGGACCTTCCATAGCGTTCAAGGACTGCTATAAATAAGAGACCTTTCACAACATTCAAAAATTGCTTAGAATAAGTAACTACACTAATAAAATTTGGATATTCCATAGTGTTTATGCTCGCTATAACCTGTCAACTTCATATATACAATTGTAAGCATTCATCGCATCCTATGCAAAGCtctgaaaagaacaaaaaccaaTCGTCGAGTTCAATTAATTGCCATAAAGAAGCTCCCATATATTCATACATTGTTCCATAAAAAACCATGCAGTAGGAGACTTCATCTAACATCACTTAAGTCTAAATATAAGTAGTTAGCTAGCTATAGCCTTCATCTTGCTAACAACATTTGCAAGGAGGAAAGTTGCCTAGCTATATGTCTTCATACAAAAAAGGAGCATTAAGGCTCTACAAAAAAAGGGAGATATCAATGCAAAAACTTCAATTGAGATCCAACGTCCAACAATAGCAAGATCATAATCTCCATCTCGAGCAAAAAGTGATGAATTATCGATCTTCTCTTTCAACCAATCAACCTACATACAATACAAGAAAGAGACTTAGAAGATAACACTTAAAATTACTTCCCGGGTTCTAATTCAATCAAGAAACTAGAGACACTAAATGAACTGAAGACATGTACTTCACAGTTTTAGCAAATTGAAGCAACAAAGTCTCTCTATTTCCAGCAATGCCATATTCCAGCAGTTTATCTATAAACAACACATATTTTTCTGCCCTCCAACAAATCACCAACATATATATGGTTTACATGCAACTAGACTAGAAAAAATTAAAGCTTTTACATCATTCTAGCAGTTAAATAGCCCCAAGTTGCTACCAGCTAAAGAATGACACCAAATGAGACTGAAAGTAACATGTAGCAAAGACCAAAAAATGAACTTCATGAACACATTTTTTTAGGAAAACCATGCCCAAAATGGAGCAAAGTAGACTGAAAAAGTAACTCCTAGTCTCCTACACATATCAGATGGAGGCATAATTGGAACCAAAAACTTCGGTTTAAATAATAATCATCCAATTTATTTCAGATCATACCAATGCCACTGTCAATAGTACTTGAAGTGATGTTGGGACATAGATCAAGGAGTAGTTTTGATAGAATTTTCAGGAACACATTTCAAATAATACCAATGCCACCGTCACTGATTGTTGACCTGAAACGCAATGTGGTATTGGAATCACAACCTTGAAGAGAAACCTGAGCAACAAGCAATATTCCTAACAAAATCAGCCTTTTTCCTAAGTCCTGCATAGGCTGTATATGTTGCCCACCTTCCATTTATGGATGTGTCACTATTTCATATAGTGCTCAAGTCTTGAAGATGCTATAAAATACTGGAACCTCACAGACTTAACAATACCAGCCAGGATTttgatttccatttttttttcctctaggCTTGAATGTAATTGGAACTCAAATGAGACTTAGATCTAACAGGTTAAAGCAATTTGCAGCAACAGATGCATCAGAACAATGGATGGGATTAGTTAATCTAGTGCACTACATGATAGGAGTGCATGCATATCAAAAGCAAAACCATAAACACACCATGAAGGGCATAATAGAACTAACCATCTTAGAAAGACTGTGAAGGTCCGAAAGCCAAAGTGTAGAAATACTTGATGAACAAAGATTGAAAACCCCAAGGTTAGAACAACCTTCCATCTTAAGGCTATTAAAAGATCTTTTCCCAGCTATAAAATGACAAAGTTCATCCATGCATTAAGCTCGTTAGGCTAATCCAATTTattttgagataattcaaaATGTGTCGAAACCACCTCGGTTAATCACTTACCAAAACTTTTGAAGCCAGCACCTTAGAAGGGCCCTCTCTTTGCAAGTGTGTTCAGAGCTATCTCTATAGCAGCATGTTCTGCCAGCCTCAATGTAGAGCAGAATGTAGGGCTCTCAAATGTTTAATGTACTGACATGCATCGAAAAGCAAACTAGACAACCCCAAGGAGAGAGCAAACATGCATCATGaacataaaagagaaaataaactaaAGCAACACCAAAGGAGAAAACATATGACTTGACTCATGTCACCAAGACAACAATCACGATATACACCATGATGCCATCAATCCAGTTAGGATGCAAAGGTAAGTGAACC
This genomic window contains:
- the LOC131333056 gene encoding uncharacterized protein LOC131333056; this translates as MSINNIALAEMEVLESYLEALPKNGRACLGDVIYRYNVHGKIHHYPTLVWRLAEVDWLKEKIDNSSLFARDGDYDLAIVGRWISIEVFALISPFFCRALMLLFCMKTYS